A genomic stretch from Helianthus annuus cultivar XRQ/B chromosome 1, HanXRQr2.0-SUNRISE, whole genome shotgun sequence includes:
- the LOC110944387 gene encoding uncharacterized protein LOC110944387: MIPQQWTPPCGNQCTNKYAALMQIPWRVFCKKGCNADGDTWEECLSECDEICYKDPVLKDQQWSAYIDRSPGSASYSQDCFHACVSGCGYKFDIPPEKVTEIHPNRPLPPPPAAKSDPAVDRSKKVSEDVPCTSA, translated from the exons ATGATTCCACAACAATGGACACCCCCATGCGGCAATCAATGCACGAACAAATACGCTGCTTTGATGCAGATTCCTT GGAGGGTATTCTGTAAGAAAGGGTGTAATGCTGATGGTGATACATGGGAGGAAT GCTTGAGCGAGTGTGATGAGATATGCTACAAAGACCCAGTTTTAAAAGATCAGCAGTGGAGTGCTTACATTGATAGGTCTCCTGGTTCTGCGAGCTATTCACAG GATTGCTTTCATGCTTGTGTCTCCGGCTGTGGCTATAAG TTTGATATTCCACCAGAAAAAGTAACCGAAATTCATCCAAATAGGCCATTACCACCGCCACCTGCCGCTAAAAGTGACCCAGCAGTAGACAGATCCAAAAAAGTCTCTGAAGACG